CTCCACCATGCCGGCAGCTAGAAATCCAGCTGCGTCAATAACCAAATCAGccattatttaaattatatttaaactaaAGTAATAAATTCTCTAATTCACTAATGGAACAAATTGCAACTGATTTTTTGAATAACTAGAagtcattttcaactttttttgtttGTGTGTTCTATGGGATCAGAAACCCAAACGAACGCATCAAATAAGATGCACACTAAAACGTCTTTgttgtgataaaaatatttagtcaAAAAGTACTCCATCAACAACAAACATATTTTCGAACAAAacactgtttttcattgttgaaagatattttatattatccTCACTTCCTTATCAATTGGTGAAGCTTATTTACCAATATCcttcatttcaaaaaatactCGTCGTTGAGGCAATATATGGAAGACAAAGCGACAACAAAGCTAACTGATACATTCTAGTTTTTGCAGAAAACTGCTGCAATTATTTCGGAACATTCAGATGTACTAAACTGTTTCATATGTTTTTTCTTTTGATATTATCAGAATGATTAAGCAATAATTGTTGTGATTCACaaagtataataaatatgtGAGGCGGAAATAAAGAACGCTGCGTAATAATATAtacttatacatatatatatacttaaaattAGTAATATTAATGATTTTGCATCTCCTGAACCAGATAGGTACTTGATGGACATAGTCCATTTGGTAAAAATTTGgactatttgaaaaaataaagtctTGTCTTGTCGTCTCGATCAATGAATCTAATCGGTGTAAGAATATATTTCGAAACATACAGTTTTGCTTTTTGAGGATAAATACTGCCATGGTTTTAATTGAATGAAACACGAATTGTGTTATAATTAATTATCTATCCTACAACTGTAAGCTACATTATCTTTTAATGTATGAACAACAGTAACAAAGCGAATAAAATATGATTAGAATGACGTTATGTATTTACGTTTATACTCATGATGCATGTGAATATGATTATCGTAATGTTATCATCGCtagattgaatattattatatatgtgtAATAATTACTTGACAGTTGCAAATATGTTTTGCTGTTATATTCTATGAAGTGAGATCGACGCATTTTAGTTTAACGCTGAAGTATGTGCAaattatagaattttttttcataatccGAATTAACTCAGATTGATTTAAAATTGAGTTGATAGATGAATTTACATAATTTAAGATTTGGAGAAATATGTTACACCCAGTTGATTCTAATTACTGCAAAAGATCTGAGTGTAAACGAATCAGCTCATATATTATGatttgttgatatttttctGGCAGATATTATTTGAATTTGAGTTAGCTATTTGTTTGAAAACAATTTCATGAattgtttcatttcaattcatttttttaaataatgataTTAGCGATAACAGggtattataaattttaaacgATATGGCGGGAATGGTATTGGAAGTCGTTGGAGATGTGGCAGCTAGTGCGATGGAGCAattcaatgaaacaaaaatggAAATTGAGGAATGGAAAAATAAGGCTGAAAAGAAACAAGAATATATTGACGAACTAAGAATGAGAGCGGAAAAATGTTACAATGTTAACAAATTCGTTAAGCTattctgttgttgttgtttaagTAAAGCTGTAATTCCTGAGCCAGAAGAAGAAGAGCAAGACGAGagtgaagaagaagaagaagaaaaaactCCGCGAAGAAAATCAAAATCTAAAAGCAGAAAAAAGTCAGAcgctcaattaaaaaataaaaggaagtccaaataaaatattgttttgttgtttcattGTGATTCTACATTCCAATGCATTTGTGATATTTACCAAACTCATCCACAAATGATTATTAATCAAGCTTTTGTTCAGAAGTCAAATATTTATAATCCATTGTTGCTGAAGTATTCAACTGAAAATTCAGTTTTCGATCAGTCATTGCTATTTCAAACTGTAGAATATGTTCAAGCTTTACTTGTCCAAAACTTATTGAACTTAATATATAATTTACTAGGGACATCATGCCTCCAGATTCCgctcaaaatatgatttagtTTGTACTTTGATAAGGACTACATTCTAACATTTCCTCATCTGATGAAATTTTTCAATCGTACTATTGAAGTTATTTTATCTTCTGTTTGATATATTTCTATAGGACAATTACGATTTCGTCGATCTTCAAagttttattgataaaaactgTATAGTATATGTTAaactaaattattaaaaaaaataatcatgtGACATTGACAATGAGTATATATGAATCAAACACACttatttattgagatattatTTATATAACATTTAGAAAAAAAGGGTAATTTACTTGTGTAAATAAACGGAGTAGAGTAATATGAAATATAGCTAAAAAAAAGTTATCACCAAGCAAAACGAAACATgctttaataaattttgtacGTGATGAACGTACTGTTTTAGTGTCTACAGTTTGCATAACACTTTTAATTCTTATAGAATGTATTATTGTCTGTATTGGCGTTTCTTATTACCACGTttgatttgatttaattttggGTTGTACAATGTACATTACAAAATATGACATACAAAAAGGAATGAATATTGTACGTTTCTGGAATACAATCTGATAGCATTCAAATTTGGAGATAGAATATTTACAATTACTATACAAAGTGGGATGGTGAATTAGACTCGTTTGTCGTTTCAGATCCGCGCTTCATTGTAATGAACTTTGGATGTCTTCggtttaaattttgttatgcAACAGCAGCAAAACACTTTTATAAAACTGTTGACTTTGTATGAGTTTTTTAGTGCTTCTTCCAATTCCACTATCCGGCGTTCTTTTTCTcgcagtaattcatttgttccGGAGTATTCTTTATAACCAGCCACAGCGCCAGCTCCAAGCGCTGCTCCAAAGGATGCCGCCGCCATTATATCagttatattattgaaaatagaactaatattgtaattattcacagaaaaaatataaatttttcaattatctAGGTAAATTTTATACCGTTACTAGACTATAAATTCGAGTGTTGCTAGTATGCAAAAgtttataattattatatacATTACGCGATAACAAGCATGATAGATTGATCATTAAACTGTGATTTTGTGAGCGAATGCAAGAAGTTGAGTATTATTTTAAAAGGACGTTACCTGAGTAGAAATTATTTCATAACACAGTAAATGTATTCTGATCCAGTTAACTAGATTAAAATTATATCAAGAATATAATACCTCATCAGAAATGTTATAGATTAATATTCTCATTCAACTCTACACAAAGTATCATGCCCTGTGGTCTGATTGCACATATGAGTTGATTGCTAAATTCTAATAAGAATTCACTAAAAATTAACCTTTCTGAAACCTTTCATTAGTatacaaatattctcgatattattACAGCACTTTCACACAATAGCCTAagtataattttcaattctcTAACACGAGTCACAATTTATCCATAAGTATGTGCATGAAGATTGCTGGCAGATCATTTCACGTATGAACAAGTAGTTTACGGATTCCTCCACTATTCACTTTGCTCTACAAACAATTAGTAATAATCAACTGGTTAGCTATTCCCACTTCTACCTAAACCGGTAATTGGTAGAAAATCcgcatatgattaagctgtcatAATTAAGTTCCTTTCTTTAGCAAAATGCGGGAATTTAATCCTAAGACTAGTATTTAAGTAGcgtaaaatacatataaagatTCCCGGAACAATGATTTTATATTAACTCAGAATTCATAATTTACATATAAGCTTAGACGACAACAACAGCTCCTTTGATTCAAGTGGTGTTTCATTGTCGTCAATTTGTATATTGTTTGAACAAGATCAAATTTGCCCTGACAAGCCCAACCAACACTTTGACTTAGCCAATATTTGTTGAATGTTTGATTCAAAGTCAAAAGTTCATACAGATCTGAATACCGCTTATAGATGGAATTAGCGCATATAAAAATAAGGAAGAATGTATTTCTTATTTAAAGTGTTTTTACATACATTCACAAAACATGTTAAAAGGCAAATATCAATTTGATAAATAGAACTTAGATTTCTTGCCAAGTTTCAATTATCTAGGTAAATTTCATACCGTTAGCAGATCATTAATTCAAGTGTTGCTAGTATGCAAAAgtttataattattatatatattacgcGATAACAAGCATGATAGATTGAGCATTAAACTTTGATTTGGTGAGCGAATGACAAGCAGTTGAGTGTTATTTTAAAAGGACGTTTTCTGAGTAGAAATTATTTCATAACACAGTAAATGTATTCTGATCCGGTTAACTAGATTAAAATTATATCAAGAATATAATAACTCATCAGAAATTTTATAGAATCTCTAATAAATATTCTCATTCAACTTTACACAAAGTATCATGCCCTGTGGTCTGATTGCACATATGAGTTGATTGCTAAATTCTAATAagaataaactaaaaattaacCTTTCTGAAACCTTTCATTAGTATACAAATATTCTTGATATTATTACAGCACTTTCACACAATAGCCTAagtataattttcaattctcTAACACGAGTCACAATTTATCCATAAGCACGTGCGTGAAGATTGCTGGCAGATCATTTCACGTATGAACAAGTAGTTTACGGATTCCTCCACTATTCACTTTGCTCTACAAACAATTAGTAATGAtcaactggttaactattcccacTTCTACCTAAACCGGTAATTGGTAGAAAATCcgcatatgattaagctgtcatGATTAGGTTCCTTTCTTTAGCAAAATGCGGGAATTTTATCCTAAGACTAGTATGTAAGTAGCGTAAAATACATATGAAGATTCCCGGATCAATGattacttaccgatcttaagatcggtaagtatgttgataggtatttgtctgtttgtctgtctgtctgtctgtctgtctgtttgtatgtttgtctgtttgtctgttagatgaacgcgatatctcacgtggttgaatctgctccaaattttgcaggtgcatgcatcttacttcggaccagaagcctatagattttgggttaattatgtcgtataattagcgagttattaactaattaccgatctaagatcgataagtcttcggtctccgaccgatattctcgttttatattTTCTCAGAATTCATAATTTACATATAAGCTTAGACGACAACAACAGCTCCTTTGATTCAAGTGGTGTTTCATTGTCGCCAATTTGTtatcatatattgtttgaaCAAGATCAAATTTGCCCTGACAAGCCCGACCAACACTTTGACTTAACCAATATTTGTTGATTGTTTGATTCAAAGTCAAAAGTTCATACAGATCTGAATACCGCTTATAGATGGaattatcatatataaaaataaggaagaatgtatttattattgaaaGTGTTTTTACATACATTCACAAAACATGTTAAAAGGCTAATATCAATTTGATAAATAGAACTTAGATTTCTTGCGTTTCGTACGTAGTCGTACGTAGCACTTCACCTAACATTTTAAGCTGTACAGATACATGAAGAGTGTACCTACTTTGAAACTTGGGCATGTTTGTCAAGACCAGAAGACTCGGAAATTAGACGAACGATTATAAAATACAAACACAAATCGAGGTATGGGCCACAAACGAAAGCTATATAAAGATGCTAGCAACAATGAATTCATATTAAACTGAGTTTCTAATTTACATATAAGCGCATACGATCGTAAAATCCCCTCCCTACGTGCCGAGTGGTGGTTCAAGGTCGTCAGTTGTCTTTGTAATCAtccaatatttgaaaatcaaatttgccCGTAAGACGAGCCTTCGACTTATCGACCTATTTTGTGTTACCTATACATCTCACCTGGAATATTAAGATGTCcagatttttaaaaaaatgcaaaagtTATAAATGTAGGCTTCTACGGTTTTGCTAAAAGCTTAGTCTGATCAAGAGGGATATTTGTCAAGAAACGATTATACACGAAAACTTCCTGGAAATGTTAAACATACGGTCGCACTGTATAAGTAGAATTCATTCTACACAAGGTAGCTGTACTTTAAGTTGCTCTTGTATTCGTTTAGTTGAATTACTCCAACAAAATGAAGATTTTTGTGTTTATACTTTGTTTCGTATTCCTGGATGGCATGAACATGAGAGTAACATCTCATCGCACAGCAAAGAAATGTGTTTTACCAAAGTCTCAGAAGATTAACTGGAACaaggtttgtttattattttatgctGCGCTCCCGTTTTAGAGTTTGTCAAGCCGTCCGTCCCGTCCAACCtcgaaaataactagctaacgaTAAACTACAAATAACATAGTAAAGAGAAagtatatttgttttattaataaaaaaaaacgttgaaaacaTGCGAATGGGaggtaaataatgaaataaatgaaggAAAGTTTCAAAAACAAGCCAATTTTGTCGCAACAGCTCTCCACAATCTCTAaccaataaagaaatataaataaccaAATGACGGCGGGccagataaaatctaacaaatatatttgttttaaaaagttGTCTGCGTCCCgttgtgggtcgcgacccaccaTTTGTGATCCGCTGTATAGGTTTTCTAATCATATTTGTATAATAGAAAACGTTGGGAAGtcagttataaatatattgctcaCGGTATAAAGTCACATCATACCAATCAATGCACAGGTGTCTATCTACACCAGTTGAACCAAACACAAACTTATTTTTACGTTCGTAGTACTTAGTGGGGATGGTAAACGAATTTTTGAGCAATTGAAGAATCATACCAATTATGAATGCCTATAAAACATGTAAAGCTAGAaagataattttaaatttccttGACTAATTTGACATGAAAATAAACTATGCTACTCATCAATGGCTCTGAGTTGCCGCTGTCTTGATACTACACGTAActtttttgtattatatatgaaataattgaTGTTGAGTTTCACAGATTCGTGGAAATTGGTACGAAGCCTTAAACAGAAAAAGTCCGTTGGAAAAACTATTAAGCTGTGAAGCCTGGAGTCATGTGGTATCAATTAAGAATGGCATCAAGCTAAATCTCAGAAACGAAGATTGGTGAGTGATGATGTAGTTGAACGACTATTCTTCTGCctgtcaaataatatatatatatatatatatgcaaagtTTACTTCATTTTATACAGGAAAACTCACACATATAGCGTTCTTCCGATGTTCATTAGAATTACAAAATCAGGCACAGGAATTTGGAAACCGCCGACAGGTAAGTTCCCATATTTTTTGTGCTGTTGTATTGAATAACatacaattttttctttttcttttgtcAATCGTAGGTTGTGTAATCTCAAATgtagaatattttcaatttcaaacaatttgtaaacgagatagcgatcagagaccgccgacttatcgatctagcggcgtgtatccttcgctctgactcaatagcgataCCGCGTGTCTTATCACTAATTAtctaataactcgctaattaaagggcataatttatccaaaatcaataggttctggtccgagatatgatgattACACATGCACAAAATTCGGAGCAGATTCAGTCGCGAATTCGTGAggtatcgcgtaacatacgaaagtgtccaACAGACAggcagacaaacaaacaaatacctatcaacatacttaccgatcaagatcgataagtaataaaagttCAATGACACCATAACGAAAGTTAGCATGGGGATTGTCATTAGTGTCACAATATTACAACCATGACCGATGTGTAAGTACAGTTTAGTACTGAAATTATAGCATAGTTAGTAAGAATattaaaataccaaaatattagACATTAGAAAAATGAGTGATATAATCTTGCGTTCTCTCTGCAAAATAGTGTTgttgtattattacttatcgattttattcggtaagtatgttgataggtatttgtctgtctgtatgtctgttagatgcacgcgatatctcacgaaagcaagattgaatcttttccaaattttgcatgttcatTAATCTTATCtcgaaccagaagcctattgattttgggcaaattatgtcgtataattagcgagttatcaaataattagtgatgggacacaaggtgtcactatggagttagagcgctgttttgggggatcccctaactttcgatcgataagtcttcggtctctgaccgatattctcatttATAGTATTGACattgattcaaatttaaaatacccaATTACTGAGATCAAATTACTTCTTTTTAGAATACTTTCATGTGCCTTAATTAAAAGATGTCACAATATCCTATTATCCGCTGCAGCGTATCATGTCATATAATATGCTATACATTTTCTAAACTTGTCATTGTACTTGTTCAAAAGGGTTATATGTAGTCAATTCAACATGTATTTTGACGAAAAGcttacattttttattgtttttattttatacgcAGTGAAAAAATGGTTTGCCTCTTTGAAACAGAGTTCCGCATCACAATATTGGAAAAAAGCTCATCATGGGTAAATGCaaaatacaatttatataaaacataGTATTATATTTGTTAAAGCTTTAGTTTGGAATGACATTCTGTCTCATAGTTACTGAAGCTAACAGAATATTTAACAATGGAGGTAAAGCAAAATATCTTTGAATAAACTAAAGAAAAATTGTTTGCCCAAACTTTTAGATTGCAACCTCCAAATCTGCTGAGCTGTTTGAAATGAATAACCATTTCTGAATCTACGATATGCTTTTACAAGTTTGCTTCTGTATGTTGCTTTCAGCTATGATAAAATGCTTACTTAACCCATTTTCTTATATACTTTTGCAGAATTGAAATCGATGCAAAAAGCAGGATTCGCATTTTCTACAGATTACAAAACCTACTTCATCGTCATGTCATGTGGACGGAACGGTAAACTACAAGTCATTATTATACAGTACATTTGATAGTGTTTTATTTTCTAATCAGCTAAATTGTTCAAATGTAACTCGTCGACCATTCAAGAAAGTTAATCTTTCATCAACTATAACTTCTgactgaaatattattttatttctaaatccGATAATGGTATATTAAAGTAATGAAACTGTTATAAAATGCCAATACGTTTCACGCTAGATTGTCCCTTAGTTTTTCTACTCAGATCTTCGTTTACCACTTCCAGAAATATAGCAAGTTTGAAATATCAGGAATTAAGAGCAATGCCTACGTAAATCATTCATGTATCAAGTGCAATAAAATAGtatttcaactatttttaacaGGCGAGAAATACGTATGGGCGCACACGCGACATCCCTATCCCACTGCTGAATCTTTGGTTGCTATCTTCAACAGTTTGGTGAAAATTGGACACGGATGGAATGACGAGCCATTGTACTTGTCACAATGCGTCAAGATTTCTAACACATAGCCCAACCTCAAATCATTTCTGTAGAAATGATAATAAACACATACATATTCAGAGAGAAATTTTATAAAGAGGAAAAGGGAACCGCGAATGATAAGAAAAATAGTAATGAAGCTGCCCTAATACAGTTAATGACACACTTGATAGATGTAAATGACATTGTAATGTAATCTGAAATTTATTATGAAAtgtgattgaaataaatgatgtGAAGGGTTTTCACTCAGAACTATGTCATGTTCTTCAATAACAGTAACAAAGCCACAGCAAAAATTCAGCAAATCAACCCATATTTACACTTCTCATTCAATAAACCTGTAGGCTGTAAAGTCAATCATGAACTTTtaaaccagcgtttcccaacctttttcgatcgcggactattttctctccggcgaaaacctttgtgGACTCaatgtgcgtttattgcaaccgtactctgtgtaaaaagcaataaaaccaaacacaacaaaactttaacgaatttcaaaatcgaaaattcgccgcaattacgcgttcgttaaaagagtCGAATTTTCTTGAGTATaaaatggccttttctgtcgcataatattcaatccaatgACGACGACGAAAATTTTAAATGTccttctataaaaatattcttataaTTCTGCacagacatatttcagataatttattcatatttcattgcagtTCTTCGACTTTATCTTAAGAAAGTCAAAACATTCTGTCCgcgtcgtgttgtaaatattaagtgtgttcatggtaactcgcggttgctttgatttacgacaagatgaaagcattactgcTTTAAAATGGCAAG
The genomic region above belongs to Styela clava chromosome 13, kaStyClav1.hap1.2, whole genome shotgun sequence and contains:
- the LOC120332739 gene encoding uncharacterized protein LOC120332739 isoform X1, whose amino-acid sequence is MKIFVFILCFVFLDGMNMRVTSHRTAKKCVLPKSQKINWNKIRGNWYEALNRKSPLEKLLSCEAWSHVVSIKNGIKLNLRNEDWKTHTYSVLPMFIRITKSGTGIWKPPTELKSMQKAGFAFSTDYKTYFIVMSCGRNGEKYVWAHTRHPYPTAESLVAIFNSLVKIGHGWNDEPLYLSQCVKISNT
- the LOC120332739 gene encoding uncharacterized protein LOC120332739 isoform X2, yielding MKIFVFILCFVFLDGMNMRVTSHRTAKKCVLPKSQKINWNKIRGNWYEALNRKSPLEKLLSCEAWSHVVSIKNGIKLNLRNEDWKTHTYSVLPMFIRITKSGTGIWKPPTVKKWFASLKQSSASQYWKKAHHGIEIDAKSRIRIFYRLQNLLHRHVMWTERTGPRQKTKKWSVRVIFHFMDWRTRV
- the LOC120332739 gene encoding uncharacterized protein LOC120332739 isoform X3 yields the protein MKIFVFILCFVFLDGMNMRVTSHRTAKKCVLPKSQKINWNKIRGNWYEALNRKSPLEKLLSCEAWSHVVSIKNGIKLNLRNEDWKTHTYSVLPMFIRITKSGTGIWKPPTVKKWFASLKQSSASQYWKKAHHGIEIDAKSRIRIFYRLQNLLHRHVMWTERREIRMGAHATSLSHC
- the LOC120332739 gene encoding uncharacterized protein LOC120332739 isoform X4, with the translated sequence MKIFVFILCFVFLDGMNMRVTSHRTAKKCVLPKSQKINWNKIRGNWYEALNRKSPLEKLLSCEAWSHVVSIKNGIKLNLRNEDWKTHTYSVLPMFIRITKSGTGIWKPPTELKSMQKAGFAFSTDYKTYFIVMSCGRNVQDQGKKQRNGRFV